The Apium graveolens cultivar Ventura chromosome 3, ASM990537v1, whole genome shotgun sequence sequence ATTCTTTATTCTTTtgttattattataattttaagatttatgggatattacaatcatTTTCAAATTTATCGATAAAATTTAAGTAAAACTCAATAATATAAAAATTGGTTTgcaatatttcataatttttgaaactatttttttaacagattttttcataaataccgaattttaatttaatttttttttgcaaaaaatactattatttttaaaaaatattttaaaaaataagttTTGCAACTTTGGAACCATTTTGCAACTACATTTGTAacttgaattttaaaaaatattcgCAAAAATATGGTTTACAAATTTGTCATTATATTTGCAATATTATTTGTAACCTAAAATGCAACCCAAAATATAATGTAAAACAATTGCACAATGTAAACTAAAATGCAATCTATTATGTAACATtgtattttataaatattttcagaagaAAATGATATATTTTCAAATCTTTTCGACAGTTTGTAAAAGtacaaataattttataaaaaagcTGTATCTTTATTAActtcttttattttaattattaccACTCGAGATAAATCACAAGTCATTTTCAAAAATCGATAAAGCTAATTTTACTAGGTCATATGTAATAAGTTGGATAGCGCACCCAAAAATCATGATTTATTAGTGTAGTGTAATTTTTTTATGTCAGAATTAGTGTAATGTATTAAGTAATACATCATCTTATAAACTGAACTGAATTTTCAAATTTACTCAATTTGGACTGGATTGGATTATTACAAACTCCTTAAACACTCTTAATTATTATGTCAAAATAAATATTGAAaaattatatcctatatataataaTTGATAATTGGAGTAAGGGGATTTGAGTGGTATGGTTTAGCCGTGGTGGTGGTGGGTTGTACGTGCTAAAATATAGTATAATATAGACTATACTTATtcatttattctattattctactataatatcaaatattatctataacaaacataataaataattaattaagaaattgaactataattatatatttctaaatgatataaataattttaaaagtataatattatatatatataatacaagctacaattattttaataaaaataaatataggTAACAAATAACAAATCATTTATAATCGGGTTAAAATAGTATcatttatttaaaaatcattgAAATGGgtaaattagatttaaaatatttttgaatggATAATTTTCATCTGTGTCTTATAAAATAAGAAAtatatttagattatatttaagtacaaatattACATTTTTTGTTTCATTTTGTAAAAGGGGAAAATTACTATAATATTATCATATTTAATAATTTGTATAACAAACACAATAGGTGATTAATTAAGAAATTGAATTATAATTAgatattcttaaatgatataaataatttaaaaggCATTATATATAATACAAGCAGAAATTAtcataataaaaattaaatataagtaACAATCAATAAATCATTTGTTAATCAGGTTAAAGTACtatcatttaaaaaaaatgaaatggCCAATTATGATTTAAACactttttaaataaataattttaatttttatcttataaaattAGAAACACATTTAAATTGTACTTTGGGATAGATattatatatgttttattttattttgtaaataagaaaattacggattgacttttaaaaaaattagagtACATGAATCCTATAAAATATAAAAACTAGaaagaaatataataatactaataataataataataataataattaaaactattacaattcaaaatttaaaatacaatttttataaaatatatttaaaagtactaTGACAATTAAATGTAAAGTATTTTTTCAAAATCACTACACAAATATTTCCAGTATTTATGCTaaaaaattaaacacaaatcaacaaatataatgtaaaattatataaaaaatagatatttatatttattttgcaaAAAAATAGTTGTAAATAAGTTTAAAAGATAATTTAACTAAAATAAACAACATTTGTATACAACATAACAATGATATTAAGAAAAAAACCTACAATTTTTGTTAATTTCAAGattacaaaaaaataaatcaaattcacattctaaaattaaataaaattatatatatatatatatattaccaccataaaaattaaataaaattaaattatagaaCTAAATTAACAAACAaagtaatttaaaaaaaaattaaaaattataaaatatttttaaactaCCCCGTGCATTGCACGGGTATAAAGTTAGTTAGGTGTAAACTTGCATAAAGAGTCGCGAAGCGTGGGACAACCCAGTACGATCCCCGTTTTATTACGGTGGGTGTGCGCATGATTAGCCAAACACGTCCTATACAAGCATGCAACAATACAACggaaaaactaaaaaaaaaatcCTGTAATTAATGTAATTTCATCTCAGCAATCTTCACTTCATTTCTTGAAATCACAACATGCGCATCAATCGCACAGATACATCACACGTatattatcatataattcatcaGATGATGTTGATTATAATGATGAAATTACATCATGGATAATTCAACAAGACTAAGAGATCAATTAAATTTAGGTATAAGAATGGAATCGATCATGAGCAATTGGATAGGAATCCCGAAAGACGAATTAAAGAAGAAGATCATAATGCCTACATATATTCGTCTGGCCATGTACCAAGCTATGGAATCCAAAGATATTGATGCACCAAATTATCGTTTCGAAAGCTCCGAAGAATCTCCGGAATCTCCTTTGGTTGTGTTTATTAATTCGCGTAGCGGTGGTCGCCAGGGTCCTGAACTTAAAGAGATTCTCCAGAATCTGATGAGCGAAGAGCAGGTAAAGTTTTAGCGCATTTCATAATTGATTTATATATAGTGTTTTGCCCTTTCGGAATATGATTTATAGTTTCACTTTTATGTAGTTGCTCAACATTCACTTTACTTTTGGAATGTCTTCATACTTAAAACTTGTTATCTTTGAAACTAaactgtgcaatcacttttataTAGTTGCCTCAATATTCACAAGTGGTTTTTATTAGGACGATCCAATTAGCAATAGCTATTTCATTTCTGAATGCTTAAAACTTTCAAATGGCGCTGAATAACAAAGTCGCTAAAAGAATAGTCACTCAATCTTAGTAATAGGTTTACTAGAACTGTACAAAATTTTGCAAACTTTATATTATGATTCATGTGCATATACTTTTAAAATGTTTTTATTTGTGAAATTAATTAAGATTGAGAAGAAATACTTGTATGCACTATTTCTAATGAGTTTGGCGGACTAGTGTCAAACAATTTAATTTCAGCTATTGTTGTCCTGTTCCTCCTCTCCATTCATGAAATCTACAATATGCAAATAAGTTTAAGTTACTGCAAGAAGTATTGATTAGTTTACAAAGGCACAATGGAAACTTTGGGGCCGTTTGGTTCATGGCGAAGGAGACCGGTTAATGGGAATTGAAATCTCAATCCTATGTATTACTGTTTGGATTAACAATTTTGGTACATGAAATGGAAATCTCATTTCCTCGATGTTGGGCCGTGAGCAAGTTTTAATTctacattagtatgatattgtccatTTTGGGCGAGCCCGCACTGGTTTGTTTTTTGGCACCTCTAAAAGATCTCATACTAATGAAGAATTATCTGTTTGCTTATATTCTAACAATCTGCCTCTCCACAAACAATGTAGGACAACTCCTAACACTCGAGATGAGGAAGTCATACCCTCCCCACCCCTTGGGGTTCCATATTCTTCCCATTCCATTTCCGTACCCTTCATTCCCATTCCCGATTCTGATTCCCAATAACCATTCAAATCCTTCTTTATTCTTGATTACATGGTTGATGAAAGTGAGCTTCTAGGTTTTAAAGTTATAATATTGTTTCCTACGCATCACCTCAAGTAAACCATTCGCACCAGTGAACCATTGCGCGAAACCTAATGAATGATCTGATGTTATTTTAGTAATTCGTCTGTATGCCACAAGGTAGTAGTACCTACGGATATTAAGGACTTGGAAGTCGAACTACCAATTACACTTCAGCTAAACAGTGAAAATTGAAAACTTATGGACATCATTAGGGACAGGCTTACTGTAGATATGATCGATGCATGACAACACATCCTTAATTCTTTTCATGATTATTTTATATTAGTTTGAAAATTTCAAAGTTTTTTGGAAAATATGTTGTGTGGAGATCAAAATTGATTTTAGGctgaatatttatttttttcttatgGTACCAGGTCTTTGACCTTTCAACAATGAAGCCTCATGAATTTGTTCAGTATGGATTAGGTTGCCTGGAGAAGTTTGCTGGCCTTGGAGACCAGTGCGCTATAGACATCCGTGAAAAGCTGAGGGTTGTGGTATGTGTTGTGCAAGTGCAGTTTATTCCCTTTGAGGCAATAATAtctaattatttatattttagaaTCGTCCCAAAAAATCTAATGCAAGTATGTTTTTCGAATTTATTGTTGTTATGGATGCTATTTAGGTAAAATAACATGGTTGTTTGACAGGCTGCAGGAGGTGACGGTACAGTGGGTTGGCTTCTAGGGTGCCTTGGAGAACTTAGCAAACAGGGTAGAGAGCCTGTTCCGCCAACATCAATAATCCCTCTAGGTACAGGAAATGACTTATCCAGGAGTTTTGGTTGGGTAAGCTGTCCCAGAAACTCTATCTGAATCTTATCCTGTCCACTTTTTGTTGAGATCTGCTATAATTTATGTTCTCAGGGTGGATCACTTACTTTCAAGTGGAAATCAGCTGTTAAAAGAAGTCTCTACCGGGCCACTAATGGACCAATTTGTCGGTTGGATAGGTAAGTAATACTTAAATTAATATAATGCATTTGATATGGTGTTTAGTTTTAAAACCTTACATCAACTGTTATTAGGTGGAACCTGAAAATTAATCTAAAAACTTGACTTCAATATATCTtcatttttttacaaaaatatgtACTCTTTGGATATTTGTCCATGTTATTCTAGTGATTCCTTGATACTCAGCACAATTCTGTTCAGATTAAATGTGCTGTTGACTACTCATATATACATTAATGTACATCCGGATGTGCCTGTTACTGTTATTTATAGATTATAAGTTACTAAGAATATCTTTGTCAGTATATGTAGGAAAATATGAAAACTCAGCTGCAATTTTAAAATTACAGAAGGTTAAAGAAACATCCATGGTTGTTTGCACACTGTGAGTGTATAATGAAACCGGTGAATGATGTTAGCTTCTGTTAAAAAAAAATGTACTGCATCTTCTGCTCGACCTAGTCTAGTAGATCTACTCTTGTTGTCTACTAtcagtttttaattatttggtttgTATTGGAAAAGCTCTCTCCAAACACTATTCCATTGCTGTGCACTTAAAACCCCTATTTCTAATGTTACTTTATGAAAATTTTAACTCAAGACCCAACTAATAAACTAATTAAGGTACTAATAGTGATGTTTGCTACAAGTTCCAACACCTCCGCTTTCTCTTCCCATCTCTCTAATTATCTGTACTTCTATTATTTATCATAACAAAATTGTTGGTCATATTCTGAATATTATTATCTTCCTGAAAACATAACTTCGAAAGAAGGCTTCCGGGTTTTTACTGCAGATTCTCGTAGATAGAGGTAAGAAAATGTAAAGGATTAATTTCtgacccatatatatatatttaggtTAAACGTTGAATGACTAGTAACAGGTGGTGACTTTAGATGGTTAGAGGTGTATAATGAATACGAGGTTGGGTAGGGAGCTGGATAAGTTGCAGTACTTTGTGAATTGATGGTATTTCTCTAGGACTTGTCTTTGGACTGTGAAGGCAAAATATATCTGCATGTTTTTATGATTGTCAATTTTCATTCTTTATCATTGGTGATATATTAAACTTCTGCTTCTACTTGTGCAGCATCCATAGAACTCCTTTTAGTGTCCAATTTATAGTAAATACTCATCCTTAGAATTGCTGTTTCTGGTGACATGGTTTTTTCTTTTCCCCTTGACCATGCGTAAGACTACTGCGCAGTAGCATATTCTATAATGTACTATTACTTGACTTTGCATGTCATATGCAGCTGGAAACTTCGCATATTGATGCCAGCTGGAGAAGAGTTGGAAACACCACATGCTCTGAAGCCCACTGAAGAGTTTTTGCTGGATCAGGTTGCTGTAGTCAGTTGCTAACTCTGTAGACATATTTACCTTATATCTTAATTTTTTTTGTGATCATCTGCTTCCTTTATTCCTACCTACATTGTAATCCAGTCCATGATAGATCAAGTTCACTCACCATGTTGGGATGAAGTGCATCTTTATAGATGTACCACACATATGTAAGAAGTAAAAATTAGTCTGCAGACTATATGTTCTGGACATAATCAAAATAATACAGAAAAATTTATTGATGAGTGGAAGTGTTACCACTAATTGATTTCAAATTTATCTGCTGTTCTTACTTGGATAATAAAAGGAAACTGCTTGTGCCTATAGAAGAAGATGCCCTTCTCAAACATAGAGTAATGCATTACAATTCAAATAATTGCAGTTGAAGTATTACAAGAAACCTGGTTTGTTTGAACTCTAAAACCGACATCATCTGAGCTATGAAGTTTAGAATACTTGCGAAAGCCGACCCCAGGTTCGAGAAAAAAACAGATATGTAGGATGAAAGATCCATTAGCTACTTCTTAGTTTGTATTAAAAGGATTGAAATAAAAGAATTATCCCTATGTTCAGGTAGAAAGAAAGAGAGACGACGTAAATTGTAGCAGATGCTCGGCTCATTTCAATGAATAATGAACTCAGCACTTCATTATGCCTTGATTGACCAGTAAATACTGTACTATCCGGTCTAGTTTATTAGTACTGTTTCGACTTGGGTTTGTTTGTGAGGAGAACAAGGAGTAATTTGATTCAGAATGATTTTTTTTCATTGAATCAATAATAAGGTCTAAATTTAAGAAAAAACAGAATCCACGAAGAGAATAACCTGTTCGAAAAACCTTCTGCCAGCACAAGTACCTGTATGTGAAAAAAAGGCACCTCAATGGGTACTTGTAGAAATGAAATTCTGAGAGGAATTTGGATTAGTTAAGTTTGGTAACCATTTTGTCACGAACAACTTGAATATAAGACCTATGGCTGAATAAGTGGAGTTAAGATAAATGGAAGTTAGGTAAAGTGGAAGAGAAAATAGAGAATGGCAGTATTACACAGAGAAATACAGTAAGGAAGTAAGGATCATAATTAATCTTAATAGGCAGATACTTATTAAAGTAAGCATCGTTCCTCCACCCACAGGCACTTAACTAATTGCATACCGACTTTGTTATCTATTTGCTTCAACTTCAACATACCTGTTTTTTAATAATGTCACATCCCGTGTTTTTTTTCTTGTTCATATAATTTACAAAGAAGCGTGCATTACTTTTGTTTCCTTGTTATGTAATTTTGTAATGCATCATATCTGCAAGACTGTAACAGTTTTTTGTTGTCAAGTGCTAGAGTATAACCTAGGAAGCACCGACACTGATATGGCGACACGGGACACGGAGATTCGTCAATTATCAAAGTGTCCTGGATACTGGACACGGCAAAAAAAagttataaaaaatatttttatatgtgttatatatatagatgtatgtatatatttgattgtatatatatagGGTTATAAAAGATGAAGAGGGGAGGTTATAAAAGACAGTGAGACACAAAATTAGGGTAATATAAGATGGTTTGGGCTTTTAAAAAAAGATTTTGGGCTTTTTTAAGATGATTTTGGGCTTTTTTATATGGGCTGAGTCGGTGAACGGTTTCGGTCGCGTGTCGAACCCGTGTCGGTCGCGTATCGGTTGCCTTTTTCTGTCAACACGCCATGTGGCGTGTTTTAGAAATACTCTAAAACTAAAATACATGACGAGAATTTTATGCAGAGTGATTTATATGGGCATACTATTTCCTGACAGTTTCTTGAATTTGTTGATAAAAGTATTTTGTCATATAGAATCAGAACAGACTTTCGATTTCTCGTTTCAGGATTTACCTACATTTGCTTAGGACTTATAAGTAATATATTAATAATGCAGGACCTGGAAATCGGAGGGGAGTTGGCTGAAAAAGTATCCTGCTATGAGGGCGTGTTTTATAACTACTGCAGCATAGGTGATATGATGTTTCTTAACACATTATTGGTTTGTGTTTCCATGTGTTTAATGGCCATCATAATTAGATCTAAACATAGTCATAATTAATTTGAAATTGACAACAAAAGGTTGTAGATGAGATTTTCTGTTTACATCCAAAAATAAGCAATTATCATGCTATTTATAAATCAAAATTCAGCAATTATCATTATAATTCTCACTAAGATCTAAGATAATAAGCTGCACTGGTGTTTctttattatttcatttttccCATAATTTGCGTACTGAAAAAGGAAGGCAAACTGAGAAAGGTAATATGACATAAATAAGTTAGGATTAGCTTTGCTTTGGTTCATGAAACCTAAAAATTTGTTTCTTGTAATCTTATATATTTTATTCAGTGCCTATTCTCATTTGTTTACATGTTTAGGAATGGATGCCCAAGTTGCTTACGGTTTTCACAATTTGCGGAATGAAAAACCCTTCCTTGCTCAAGGTCCTATAGCGAATAAGGTGGGAACTCCTTCACTATTGATTGATGTACATCTTTTGATCCTTAAGTAAATTCTTCAATCTATGTCAATGGTCTACAAGTATAGTGCACAATCATAGACATGGTTAATAGAAACTGAAATTATTCTTTATTTCATTGCTTGTGATCAATATATTTTTGCCCTCTTCTGCTTGTGAGAACTCCCATTTATAATGATTCAGATCATATATTCGGGATACTCTTGCAAACAAGGTTGGTTTCTCACACCCTGTATTGCTGATCCAAGTTTAAGGTTAGAAACCTTTGCTACAAAAATGATTAGTTATCGATTTTGTGCTATtcatttttgtttttttattgaTAGTGCTTGAGAATAATgctttattttgtttaatttatttaaatttctaGTGCACCTTATGGTCATATGCATGATATATGAAAATGAAAGTATATAAATAACTGATATGAAGCAATGGTTGGAAGGGCTATTAAATGATCCATGTCGTGCAAAAGAATCATAGTAGAGTAAAAATGAGTTAATGCATTTCTATAGACCAACTTGCACTGAGAAGAGTTGTTAAGAATTTCAGATTATGATAAAGGGAGACCGTGTCCTCCATTTTCTACTGTAAGAAGGTTGATAAGGTAGAGAAAACAGCAGTACGAGGTTGAGCAGTAACTGATCGAATTGATTTAAGATGAAACAGTGAGAGCACAGAAGTATTCCTAGAGATGGAATTCTAGATCACCACGTGAAATTTTTTCACTTTTGACAGGATTACTGTGGTAGACAGCAGACCAAAAGATTTTTCTATTCAGGCTAATAGTTACCTTCACGAGACAATTGTGAATTTACTGAGTCAGATATTATTGATGCATGGTGAACATGGTTATATACCTCTCACTTACTCCATCAGTCAGTGTATGCAGTAGGTTTGGTTACATGTTTTTTTGTTTAACACAAACAAAGGCAATTCACTATATGGTAACCTAAACTGGCTCACATGAAGAGGTTACCcctttacattattttctcagAATTGATGAGCAGTGCAGATTTTGAGTAAAACACTTTTGATGTTGAGAGTCATAAGAGTGCTGATATTGACGGGTCTTTAACTTATAGGTTCTGCCTCAGGTTATTGTGCGCTGGCTGGAGGGAAATGGGTGCGCCAGTCCATCAGATGATGGATACATTAGCCATAACATAATTAATTTTCTTGAGGAGAACATGTAATGCCTTTAAGTGAAATTTAGGAAAAAGCTACTCTTACAAATGGTCAAATTTAATGAATATAACATTTTAGAGAGATAGGTCAGCATCCATATACAACAGTGTAGTGCTCAATTGTCAAGACAATAGGATATAGGGTTTATTTATTACTAATACTATGCCTGTGAAAAGAATCATTTACTGTTCTGTGTGTACAGAAGACATGCAAAAGGTATATTTGGTCGTCACTGCAGGATCAATGATATCATTTTTGTTTAAGGTAATAATGTGTTAGGCTGATATTCAATATGACGAGAGTGTGAAAATGCTTCATTCAGTTAAATACCAAAGATGTGATCACTAGGGCTTCCGCTTGATGCAAGCATTAATGTGACTAAAGGACTTTAATGACCGAAGTACCAAACATACTGAGTGTGAGTATGACCAATTGGAAAGTAGGTACTGGGAGCGTGAGATGTCCGCAAGCCTTACCCCCGCAACTAGAGTAGCGAGGGTGTTAACTTGGAAGACATTAATAGGCATTAGTTAATGGGGTGACTTAATCCCTACCGATGTGCTTGATCTTTACACATCTTACCTTGGTGATTGTTTTCATAGCAAGTGGACCTATCTTCAATAGATGCAAACTTCAGTACAGTAACTTTACTTGTCTGGGTTTATAGCAGTACCAAGAGAACAATAAGGTCATACCAAGTGCACAAATATCCCACATCTTGATCTAGAAATGTTCGATGTATGCATCCTTGCAGGGTTTCGAACTCATGACCTGGCCTATAGCAAGTAGACCGTATCACCAACCACGACCTTCAAAAATCATCAGTAAACAGTAGGTGTTATCTATAAACAGAAATTATATTATCGTTAACACTTATTCAACCTAACAAGTGACACGCTTCAAATATTATGTATAACTTTAGTAACTTCTAAATTAGTAATATGGTAACCAGTAATAGTTGTTATTTAATGGAATGCAAATTTGGCTGGTAGTCATTGGTTGTGTGATTTGGGCAAAACCATATCATTCACTGAAAATAGTGATATTATTTTAATATGGCAGCTGGAGATTTCAGTTCTCGGTTTAGacttttaaattttatataattgtttTAACTGGTGCTTGTCTCGCCAAGAGTAACTTATAGGATTAATGTGTGGTGCATTTATTGTGACTTAGGATATATAGATCTCACAATCACGTGTAAAATAATTATGTGATGTTTATGAATATATCAGGACTTCTTCCCTCAACTCAGTCTTATTCCTCATCTATTTTCCTCTATATTGGTTACATGGACTGCGAAAGTTCAGATCGTAATGGCCCGGAGCCGGAAtacttaataataataataataataataataataataataataataataataataatatctggaTTGTTCAGCTGTGTTGAATTTCAAAATAGGCTTAAGATTACATATTAATTTCTGGATTGTTCGATTTGTTGTTTCTCATAATAGGTTTAATAAGCATATAATTTCTATCTAGAAATTCAGTCCTTGTCTATATATATTTGCATTTGGTTTATATCAGCCCTCTGTTGGCTATTTGTATGCTTAAATAGTAATATTATCAGCTGGTTATGTGCAGTAAGTGAGTTTATGGATGCAGGGGACTAAATAATATATTGAGGATGCACATTAAAACTCTCAACTGCTCAGACTGGAAGCAAGTTCCTCTCCCGTCAAGGTCTAAGTCAGGAACTTACATTTTGCTAATTACTATACATTTTCTGTCCCAAAATTTAATCCTCCTATGCAGGTTAATGTAACGAGTAATTTTTTTGTACTGACTGCTAATATGTAAAAATTATTATCTATTAATGTGGTTCTATGATACTTATTGAAGTTTAGATTTCGGAAATTTTAGGACTATTGTTGATTTTGATAGACCCTGTCACACTACCCTCGCAGAAAGGGTTTATTTTGGGGATGTATCTAAGAAAATATGGATATTGGGACGGCAGCAAGAGTAGTAGTAGAGTACTAAACTATGTAATCTGGGGGTAGTGGCCCTTAATATCACAATTTGGGGAGAAAAGACCCTGAATCTCACGCATACTGAAATATGGCCCTTTCTATCATTTAATAACGCAATATTCTTTTGCGTTTTCAATTGAAACAAAAAACATATCTTTTACTTGCGTTCAATAGTGACTGTTGATTTTATTTGCTTGTGAAGTAATTAAGAAAAGCTGTTTAATTTTGCAGTAATAGTTCAACGCAAGGTTTTGATGTGTTTGTCCAAAAGTCACGCATTAGTAGTTTGCGTTTGTTTTGATTCAAAAAAATAATATGGTATCCTTAGGATTCGAATCCTAGTCACTACGCGCACATAGCTCTTGTACACACCGCACAACCCCTACGCTAGCAGTCTCATATGTAAATAATTATAAACGCAATATTTATTAATGTTTTTGAGTGATAGAATAGGCCATATGATCCGGTCTGTGAGATTTTGGGTCTTCTCTCCCCAAATTGTGAGAGTAAGGGCCATAATTCTAATATGGGCATGTTAGTTCTTTTATGCAAAAGCGACCTGCTAATTCATTAGATTTGAGTAGTCATCTATTTTCTTGAATGTCATCATCAATTTACCAAAGTTAATTGTGTA is a genomic window containing:
- the LOC141712887 gene encoding diacylglycerol kinase 4-like isoform X3 — encoded protein: MDNSTRLRDQLNLGIRMESIMSNWIGIPKDELKKKIIMPTYIRLAMYQAMESKDIDAPNYRFESSEESPESPLVVFINSRSGGRQGPELKEILQNLMSEEQVFDLSTMKPHEFVQYGLGCLEKFAGLGDQCAIDIREKLRVVAAGGDGTVGWLLGCLGELSKQGREPVPPTSIIPLGTGNDLSRSFGWGGSLTFKWKSAVKRSLYRATNGPICRLDSWKLRILMPAGEELETPHALKPTEEFLLDQDLEIGGELAEKVSCYEGVFYNYCSIGMDAQVAYGFHNLRNEKPFLAQGPIANKIIYSGYSCKQGWFLTPCIADPSLRGLNNILRMHIKTLNCSDWKQVPLPSSIRALVALNLQNYASGRNPWGNLKPDYMEKKGFVEPHVDDGLLEVFGLKQGWHASFVMGELIQAKHIAQRWTMERMFHANGWRAVETTNEYGLF
- the LOC141712887 gene encoding diacylglycerol kinase 3-like isoform X1 is translated as MDNSTRLRDQLNLGIRMESIMSNWIGIPKDELKKKIIMPTYIRLAMYQAMESKDIDAPNYRFESSEESPESPLVVFINSRSGGRQGPELKEILQNLMSEEQVFDLSTMKPHEFVQYGLGCLEKFAGLGDQCAIDIREKLRVVAAGGDGTVGWLLGCLGELSKQGREPVPPTSIIPLGTGNDLSRSFGWGGSLTFKWKSAVKRSLYRATNGPICRLDSWKLRILMPAGEELETPHALKPTEEFLLDQDLEIGGELAEKVSCYEGVFYNYCSIGMDAQVAYGFHNLRNEKPFLAQGPIANKIIYSGYSCKQGWFLTPCIADPSLRGLNNILRMHIKTLNCSDWKQVPLPSSIRALVALNLQNYASGRNPWGNLKPDYMEKKGFVEPHVDDGLLEVFGLKQGWHASFVMGELIQAKHIAQASEIRFEFRGGQWKECFMQMDGEPWKLPMSMDYSSFVEIRRVPFQSVMINGEQI
- the LOC141712887 gene encoding diacylglycerol kinase 4-like isoform X2, whose translation is MDNSTRLRDQLNLGIRMESIMSNWIGIPKDELKKKIIMPTYIRLAMYQAMESKDIDAPNYRFESSEESPESPLVVFINSRSGGRQGPELKEILQNLMSEEQYGLGCLEKFAGLGDQCAIDIREKLRVVAAGGDGTVGWLLGCLGELSKQGREPVPPTSIIPLGTGNDLSRSFGWGGSLTFKWKSAVKRSLYRATNGPICRLDSWKLRILMPAGEELETPHALKPTEEFLLDQDLEIGGELAEKVSCYEGVFYNYCSIGMDAQVAYGFHNLRNEKPFLAQGPIANKIIYSGYSCKQGWFLTPCIADPSLRGLNNILRMHIKTLNCSDWKQVPLPSSIRALVALNLQNYASGRNPWGNLKPDYMEKKGFVEPHVDDGLLEVFGLKQGWHASFVMGELIQAKHIAQASEIRFEFRGGQWKECFMQMDGEPWKLPMSMDYSSFVEIRRVPFQSVMINGEQI
- the LOC141712887 gene encoding diacylglycerol kinase 4-like isoform X4, whose product is MDNSTRLRDQLNLGIRMESIMSNWIGIPKDELKKKIIMPTYIRLAMYQAMESKDIDAPNYRFESSEESPESPLVVFINSRSGGRQGPELKEILQNLMSEEQVFDLSTMKPHEFVQYGLGCLEKFAGLGDQCAIDIREKLRVVAAGGDGTVGWLLGCLGELSKQGREPVPPTSIIPLGTGNDLSRSFGWGGSLTFKWKSAVKRSLYRATNGPICRLDSWKLRILMPAGEELETPHALKPTEEFLLDQDLEIGGELAEKVSCYEGVFYNYCSIGMDAQVAYGFHNLRNEKPFLAQGPIANKIIYSGYSCKQGWFLTPCIADPSLRGLNNILRMHIKTLNCSDWKQVPLPSSIRALVALNLQNYASGRNPWGNLKPDYMEKEILV